One Prolixibacteraceae bacterium DNA segment encodes these proteins:
- a CDS encoding YjjG family noncanonical pyrimidine nucleotidase, which yields MKRFKMVQTLLIDLDHTLWDFESNSKVALMQAMDHMNIFDWVDDYDLFFEEYEKINKRYWGLYRQRQIDKDKLIVGRFEDTFEMVLPKAKGLGLKLNDTYLEFMPLQNKLMPGALEFLEYAKGRYTIVVVTNGFKSVQRKKMYTSKIDQFIDHVVISEEVGAPKPSPKIFQRALSCANSSKINALMIGDSLEADVQGGVDFGIKTIYFGDKENVPSTLKDSPFLIDSTDDWGQIRRILQPS from the coding sequence ATGAAGAGATTTAAAATGGTACAAACATTATTAATTGACCTAGATCACACCCTTTGGGATTTTGAGTCAAACTCTAAAGTAGCATTGATGCAGGCAATGGATCATATGAATATCTTCGATTGGGTGGATGATTATGATCTGTTTTTTGAAGAATACGAAAAGATAAATAAGCGCTATTGGGGCCTATATCGTCAACGTCAGATTGATAAAGATAAATTGATTGTTGGACGCTTTGAGGATACCTTTGAAATGGTATTACCGAAAGCGAAAGGGCTCGGGTTAAAGTTAAATGACACTTATTTAGAATTTATGCCTTTGCAAAATAAACTAATGCCTGGTGCATTAGAGTTTTTAGAATATGCAAAAGGACGATATACGATTGTTGTTGTAACCAATGGTTTTAAATCGGTTCAGAGAAAAAAAATGTATACTAGTAAAATTGATCAGTTTATTGATCATGTGGTAATCTCTGAGGAAGTTGGAGCACCTAAACCTTCTCCTAAGATCTTTCAACGTGCACTGTCTTGTGCTAATTCATCTAAAATAAACGCTTTAATGATTGGCGACTCTCTAGAAGCGGATGTTCAAGGTGGCGTTGACTTTGGTATCAAAACCATCTATTTTGGAGACAAAGAGAACGTTCCTAGTACACTAAAAGATTCTCCTTTTTTGATTGATTCTACAGATGATTGGGGACAAATTAGAAGAATATTACAACCTTCTTAG
- a CDS encoding TonB-dependent receptor, protein MKQVDQAWHRRLFIGTMLLLLSLVGGNVMAQKATIKGVVKDEKGVSLPGVTVLLKGTTVGTITDFEGNYTLNISDSKTAVIRYSYVGFVTQELVPSGKSVINITLKEDAISLGEVVAVGYGVMKKSDVTGSTVGVKSDDILKANTTTVNEALQGKMAGVTVTSNSGAPGGDIKIRVRGANSISGSNAPLVVIDGFVGGSLKELNPNDIASLEVLKDASATAIYGSRGSNGVILVTTKSGKKGDFKVSYNGYYGQQRVSKKLDVLDAASYAEVVNAKRVAFGKTNTYTQDQIDAFRKSGGHNWQDEIYTSAPVQNHNLSFTGGTDKMRFMFSGQYLNQDGIMKNSNYNRLNYRLNLDADLTDKLNFKVNISGFRSKDKKFNLKWPNGTPPTDALVFEPTLPIYDENGEYTESSFPTVNNPVADINELNKEATKTNATVNASLSYRITPKLILSVAGGYVMNSSNNYGFDNKYLYSGRGKEKGNASNSMNTLWQNTNTLSYINSFGDHNLNITLANEQSGSSGNKNSFSANDFFLNRGYYMLNLGAMSSNYKSSFTNQWALMSFLSRVNYSYKGKYLFTGSVRADGSSKFAKGNKWGYFPSASVAWRVSEESFMEDSEIINNFKLRLGVGQTGSQATDPYRSKSIMTPSGNYSLNGTDKYIGLSVAYPDSPDLSWETTTQSNIGADLTLWEGMISLTADYYYKKTSNILLYVNTAYVSGFSNELKNVGSLENKGVDLSLGLNLGKGDLKYNGTITATSNNQKILDLNGATEMPFIGASGLTSKIIVGRPSGEFYGYKYEGVWKSSQTAEAAVYGAKPGDPRFMDQNNDNTINTSDKTIIGNATPSWYFGFSNNVSYKNLDVSFMFTSTVGQDVFNYVRAKTMGVTNTDPVNPDILNRWTPENENTDIPGFGSTSKDNYQALSSMFIEDGSFIRLKNVTVGYTFNDNMLKGLGLSKLRVYGSIQNVFTLTNYTGYDPEVSNGTSDMMPGYDIAPYPSARVWNLGVNISF, encoded by the coding sequence ATGAAACAAGTAGATCAAGCTTGGCATCGTAGACTTTTTATAGGGACGATGTTGTTGTTACTTTCTTTAGTAGGAGGTAATGTAATGGCACAGAAGGCGACGATAAAAGGAGTCGTAAAGGATGAAAAGGGAGTATCACTGCCTGGTGTTACTGTTCTTTTAAAGGGGACTACAGTTGGAACTATCACTGATTTTGAAGGAAATTATACTTTAAATATTTCAGATAGTAAAACGGCTGTTATTCGCTATTCATATGTAGGGTTCGTTACTCAAGAACTAGTTCCCTCAGGTAAATCCGTGATAAATATTACACTTAAAGAAGATGCAATCTCTCTTGGTGAGGTGGTTGCTGTTGGTTATGGTGTAATGAAAAAAAGTGATGTGACTGGTTCTACCGTTGGGGTAAAATCAGATGATATCTTAAAGGCAAACACAACAACAGTAAACGAGGCACTTCAAGGAAAGATGGCTGGTGTAACTGTTACATCAAATAGTGGTGCCCCAGGTGGAGATATCAAAATTCGTGTTCGTGGAGCCAACTCTATCTCTGGTAGCAATGCACCGCTAGTTGTAATTGATGGTTTTGTAGGTGGCTCATTAAAAGAGTTGAATCCAAACGATATTGCAAGTCTTGAAGTTCTAAAGGATGCATCTGCTACTGCAATATATGGATCTAGAGGATCAAATGGAGTCATCTTGGTAACTACAAAGTCTGGTAAAAAAGGAGATTTTAAAGTTTCATATAATGGATATTACGGACAACAAAGAGTCTCTAAGAAATTAGACGTACTAGATGCAGCATCTTATGCTGAGGTGGTGAATGCAAAAAGAGTGGCTTTTGGTAAAACGAATACATATACACAGGATCAGATTGATGCTTTCAGAAAGAGTGGTGGACATAATTGGCAAGATGAGATCTATACTTCGGCACCAGTTCAAAATCATAACTTGTCTTTTACAGGAGGTACTGATAAAATGCGTTTCATGTTTTCAGGTCAATATCTGAATCAAGATGGAATCATGAAAAATTCAAACTATAATAGATTAAATTATCGTTTGAATTTAGATGCAGATCTTACTGATAAATTGAACTTTAAAGTAAATATTAGTGGTTTTCGTTCTAAGGATAAAAAATTTAACTTGAAGTGGCCTAATGGAACTCCTCCAACAGATGCATTGGTTTTTGAACCAACGTTACCAATTTACGATGAGAATGGAGAATATACAGAATCTTCATTTCCTACTGTAAATAATCCTGTTGCAGATATCAATGAGTTGAATAAAGAGGCAACAAAAACGAATGCTACAGTTAATGCCTCATTATCTTATCGTATTACTCCTAAATTGATTTTGTCTGTTGCTGGAGGGTATGTGATGAACAGTAGCAATAACTATGGTTTTGATAACAAGTATCTATATTCTGGTCGTGGAAAAGAGAAGGGAAATGCTTCTAACTCTATGAATACACTATGGCAGAATACAAATACGCTGTCTTATATCAACAGTTTTGGAGATCATAACCTGAATATTACTTTGGCTAATGAGCAGAGTGGTTCATCTGGAAACAAAAACTCTTTTTCTGCAAATGATTTCTTCTTAAATAGAGGTTATTATATGTTAAACCTTGGAGCGATGTCTTCTAATTATAAGTCAAGCTTTACGAACCAATGGGCTTTGATGTCATTCTTGTCACGTGTAAACTACAGCTATAAAGGAAAATACCTTTTCACTGGTTCTGTACGTGCGGATGGTTCTTCTAAATTTGCAAAGGGAAACAAATGGGGTTATTTCCCAAGTGCTTCGGTTGCTTGGAGAGTGTCAGAAGAGAGCTTTATGGAAGATTCTGAAATAATCAATAACTTCAAACTAAGATTAGGTGTTGGTCAGACTGGTAGCCAGGCAACAGATCCATATCGTTCTAAGTCGATTATGACTCCATCAGGTAACTACTCTTTGAATGGTACTGATAAATATATCGGTTTGTCGGTAGCTTATCCTGATAGTCCTGATCTTTCATGGGAAACTACAACACAATCTAATATTGGAGCAGATCTTACTCTTTGGGAAGGAATGATCAGTTTGACGGCAGATTATTACTATAAGAAAACTTCTAATATTCTACTTTATGTAAACACTGCATATGTGTCAGGTTTCTCTAATGAGCTTAAGAATGTTGGTTCTCTTGAAAATAAAGGGGTTGATTTATCTCTAGGTCTTAATTTAGGAAAAGGAGATTTAAAATATAATGGTACCATTACTGCAACAAGTAACAACCAAAAGATTTTAGATCTGAATGGAGCAACAGAGATGCCATTTATTGGGGCTTCTGGACTTACTTCTAAGATTATTGTAGGTCGTCCTTCAGGAGAATTTTATGGTTATAAATATGAAGGAGTATGGAAATCTTCTCAAACAGCAGAAGCGGCTGTATATGGAGCTAAGCCAGGAGACCCTCGTTTTATGGACCAAAACAACGACAACACAATTAATACTTCAGATAAAACAATTATCGGAAATGCTACTCCTAGTTGGTATTTTGGATTCTCTAACAATGTATCATACAAGAATTTGGATGTGTCATTTATGTTCACTTCTACTGTTGGACAGGATGTATTCAACTATGTTCGTGCAAAAACAATGGGAGTAACCAATACAGATCCAGTGAATCCTGATATCTTGAATCGCTGGACTCCAGAAAATGAGAATACTGATATTCCTGGATTTGGATCCACTAGTAAAGATAACTATCAAGCATTGTCATCTATGTTTATTGAAGATGGTTCATTTATCCGATTGAAAAATGTGACTGTAGGATATACATTCAATGACAATATGCTAAAAGGTTTAGGATTGTCTAAACTGAGAGTATATGGTTCTATTCAGAATGTATTTACATTGACAAACTACACTGGTTATGACCCAGAAGTTAGTAATGGTACTTCTGATATGATGCCTGGATATGATATTGCACCATACCCATCAGCTAGAGTGTGGAACTTAGGTGTTAATATTAGTTTCTAA
- a CDS encoding RagB/SusD family nutrient uptake outer membrane protein, translating to MKKNILTLALGATLLGGAFSSCDLLEEDSSVIIETKTYFKQESELVGAITPIYNYIFKDNTRFGGISGRGFSLNCGDPALTSIRGLNKQRMLEFDDFNVSENNDDITAVWKAMYRAIGAANNVISSRDRIEKIAMDATKREVYMAEAHFLRALAYYNIVSYWGKGPIVEKLLTGDEAKLVKNATAEEIYNFIIADLEIAKVIPEERGELGRVNQDAVRMLKAYVYMNMAGYPLNKGNEYYKKAADAAAEVISTASHSLDDNFADLWKADNRFKKSEHIFFFYGNYDLGRDLASYGGKGLRGTEEGGWKDYVVETEFYNNFPNDNRKKETIYDVIKFNKKGLSLPESKYINCLDAKEKHTWVGKYRDLGGSPWKDVTTNTIYPVFRYADALLILAEADNLANGGPTPRAYDALRRIQHRAYDGTAEVTRIIADGATMDSFDKVVLQERMWEFAFENKTWITMVRRQKVEEFNKNHDKEVAGFSIASITESDYFFPIPEHETLINSNLK from the coding sequence ATGAAAAAAAATATATTGACTTTAGCCTTAGGAGCAACGCTCCTAGGCGGAGCTTTTTCAAGCTGTGACTTACTAGAAGAAGACTCTTCAGTAATCATTGAGACAAAAACTTATTTTAAACAAGAGTCTGAGTTAGTTGGGGCGATCACTCCAATTTATAACTACATATTTAAAGATAATACACGTTTTGGTGGAATTAGTGGTAGAGGTTTCTCTTTAAATTGTGGAGATCCTGCGCTTACTTCAATCCGTGGTTTGAATAAGCAGAGAATGTTGGAGTTTGATGATTTCAATGTATCTGAAAACAACGATGATATCACTGCTGTATGGAAAGCAATGTATCGTGCAATTGGTGCTGCGAATAATGTGATTAGTAGTCGTGATAGAATCGAGAAAATTGCGATGGATGCAACCAAGCGTGAGGTGTATATGGCTGAAGCCCATTTTCTTAGAGCTTTGGCTTATTACAATATTGTAAGTTATTGGGGGAAAGGTCCTATCGTAGAAAAATTATTGACTGGTGACGAAGCAAAACTAGTGAAGAATGCTACTGCTGAGGAGATCTATAACTTTATTATCGCTGATTTAGAGATTGCTAAAGTAATTCCAGAAGAGCGAGGAGAGCTTGGTAGAGTAAATCAAGATGCTGTTAGAATGTTGAAAGCTTATGTCTATATGAATATGGCTGGATATCCTTTGAACAAAGGAAACGAATACTATAAGAAAGCTGCAGATGCAGCTGCTGAAGTAATTTCTACAGCAAGTCATTCATTGGATGACAATTTTGCTGACCTATGGAAAGCGGACAATCGTTTCAAGAAATCAGAACATATTTTCTTCTTTTATGGAAACTATGATTTAGGACGTGATCTTGCTTCTTATGGAGGAAAAGGTTTAAGAGGTACTGAAGAAGGTGGATGGAAAGATTATGTTGTGGAAACAGAGTTCTATAACAACTTTCCAAACGACAATCGTAAGAAGGAAACTATTTATGATGTGATTAAATTCAATAAAAAAGGTCTAAGCCTTCCTGAATCTAAATATATCAATTGCCTTGATGCGAAAGAGAAGCACACTTGGGTTGGTAAATATAGAGATCTTGGTGGTTCTCCTTGGAAGGATGTTACAACCAATACAATCTATCCTGTTTTCCGTTATGCGGATGCTTTGTTAATCCTTGCTGAGGCAGACAACTTGGCAAATGGAGGTCCTACTCCTAGAGCTTATGATGCATTGCGTCGTATCCAACATCGTGCTTATGATGGTACTGCAGAAGTAACTAGAATTATTGCAGATGGAGCAACGATGGATTCATTTGATAAGGTTGTTCTACAAGAGCGTATGTGGGAATTTGCTTTTGAAAATAAGACTTGGATCACCATGGTTCGTCGTCAAAAAGTGGAAGAATTTAATAAAAATCATGATAAAGAGGTTGCAGGTTTCTCTATAGCTAGTATCACGGAGTCAGACTATTTCTTCCCAATTCCAGAGCATGAAACACTAATCAATTCAAATCTTAAGTAA
- the aroB gene encoding 3-dehydroquinate synthase, translating to MIKEAKIQSDVIITNQIVDEIRKLLKQYENRSIFVFTDINTTKFCLPIFSDLFKTYPISYFEMEPGEENKSMETVVDMWNFFGDNGADRKSLVIQIGGGLLTDIGGFAASTFKRGMDFVNIPTTLLSQVDASVGGKTGFNFNGLKNEIGVIRQPNRVFIDPIFLKTLESNHIISGYAEMLKHGFIFDKKHLDLLLQTDIVQIDSQDVSSLIKRSIEIKDHFVHIDPNEKGIRKALNFGHTIGHSLESFFISNHVHPQHGYAVAWGMIAELYLSYLRKELPLSQVDHYSNEIIKHFGDLPIKIEKKHYDTLLQWISKDKKNEGKKINFTLLSEIGKYSINEDATQEEILDSIEFLIQKTANNDEI from the coding sequence ATGATAAAAGAGGCAAAGATTCAATCCGATGTAATCATCACCAATCAGATTGTTGATGAGATCCGAAAACTTCTAAAACAATACGAAAATAGATCTATTTTTGTATTTACTGATATAAATACCACAAAGTTTTGCTTACCAATTTTTTCAGACCTCTTTAAAACATATCCTATATCCTATTTCGAAATGGAGCCGGGTGAGGAAAACAAGTCAATGGAAACAGTCGTTGACATGTGGAATTTTTTCGGAGACAATGGAGCGGATCGTAAATCTCTTGTCATTCAGATAGGTGGTGGATTACTTACCGATATTGGTGGTTTTGCAGCATCCACATTCAAAAGAGGGATGGACTTTGTAAATATTCCCACTACGCTACTATCTCAAGTAGACGCTTCTGTTGGAGGAAAAACTGGATTTAATTTTAATGGTTTAAAAAATGAAATAGGTGTAATTCGACAACCTAATAGAGTGTTTATCGACCCAATATTTTTAAAGACATTAGAATCAAATCATATTATTTCAGGATATGCTGAAATGTTGAAACATGGATTCATCTTTGATAAGAAGCATCTTGATCTTCTTCTTCAGACAGATATCGTTCAGATAGATTCACAGGATGTTTCAAGTCTAATCAAAAGATCCATCGAGATCAAAGACCATTTTGTTCATATTGACCCGAATGAAAAAGGGATAAGAAAAGCTCTAAACTTCGGACATACTATAGGGCATTCACTCGAAAGTTTCTTTATATCCAATCATGTACACCCACAACATGGTTATGCTGTTGCTTGGGGAATGATTGCAGAGCTCTATCTATCCTATCTAAGAAAAGAACTACCTCTGTCACAGGTCGATCATTATAGTAATGAGATAATCAAACACTTCGGAGATCTACCTATTAAAATAGAGAAAAAACATTACGATACACTTCTACAATGGATCTCCAAGGATAAGAAGAACGAAGGGAAGAAAATTAACTTCACCCTATTATCCGAAATTGGGAAATATAGTATTAATGAAGATGCCACACAAGAGGAGATTTTAGATTCAATCGAGTTCTTAATACAAAAAACAGCAAATAACGATGAGATATAA
- a CDS encoding MgtC/SapB family protein: MNFILETPQEISFEHMLIRIIISMIFGVCIGLERELNRQPAGLRTHALICIGSTLIMLVSIWIPQFYHYNDEIDPTRIAAQVVSGIGFVGAGAIIKLGTNIRGITTASSIWSCGAIGLAVGVGLFKIAAVTTFIVLLVLITFSIIESKVFSYGSLKRIIVTSHELEVHNKHLEEILKKNKIKIRSLDIEVQYTPKTVIKHSFLVNFERKVNIHSLHKDLKKLNMNISKVSIKEI; the protein is encoded by the coding sequence ATGAACTTTATATTAGAGACCCCTCAAGAGATCTCATTTGAACATATGTTAATCCGAATTATAATCTCTATGATATTTGGAGTATGCATTGGACTAGAGAGAGAATTAAACAGACAACCTGCAGGACTAAGAACTCATGCCCTCATATGTATTGGCTCCACATTGATCATGTTAGTCTCTATATGGATTCCTCAATTCTACCACTACAATGACGAAATCGACCCAACTAGAATTGCAGCACAAGTAGTGTCAGGTATTGGTTTTGTAGGAGCAGGAGCAATCATTAAATTAGGAACCAATATACGAGGAATCACTACCGCTTCTTCTATTTGGTCATGTGGAGCTATTGGGCTTGCTGTTGGAGTCGGATTATTTAAAATTGCAGCCGTAACCACTTTCATTGTTCTACTCGTATTAATCACATTTAGTATCATAGAGAGCAAAGTATTTTCCTATGGCTCCTTAAAAAGAATTATCGTTACCTCTCACGAATTGGAAGTCCATAACAAACATTTGGAAGAGATATTGAAAAAGAATAAGATCAAAATACGCTCTCTTGACATTGAAGTACAATATACACCGAAAACAGTAATTAAGCATAGTTTCTTGGTAAACTTTGAACGTAAAGTGAATATCCATTCACTTCATAAAGATCTAAAAAAATTGAATATGAATATCTCCAAAGTCTCTATTAAAGAGATCTAA
- a CDS encoding sulfatase-like hydrolase/transferase: MKLNVVARLFVGLGAIFTSTCSIAQQKQPNIIFVFPDQMRGEAMGFEDEVLVKTPSLDQFKSEAVNFTQAIANYPVCSPTRAMIFSGLYPIKNKVTLNVNSETEKYGVELQKDAVCWSDILASNGYDLGYVGKWHLDSPREPYIKCKNNVGKMKWNEWCSPDRRHGFSYWHAYGTYDYHLNPMYWDTDSPRNGFKFYNEWGPIHEANKAIEYIKNTEGKYRDGSKPFALVVSINPPHTPYSQVPQKYKDIYKDLDVEKLCTKPSIEAKGTKWGDHYRRNIKNYYACISGVDEQFGRILKSLKDQGIDDNTIVVFTSDHGDCMGIHEKITKNNWFEESMRVPFIVKVPGVTEGDDVDYQLGSLDIYPTLLGLLGMADKVPSNLKGYDYTSVIHGEKAKDAPSHQWYMRMVYGTHKKGSRGVRNERYTFVINRMKGEGQKILLYDRKKDPFQMKNIADKNKRIVRKMETILREDLKKYNDPFVIK, from the coding sequence ATGAAATTAAATGTTGTAGCACGACTCTTTGTTGGGCTGGGAGCAATATTTACATCGACCTGTAGTATTGCGCAACAGAAACAACCCAATATTATATTCGTTTTTCCAGATCAAATGAGAGGAGAAGCAATGGGATTCGAGGATGAAGTTCTAGTAAAAACTCCTTCTTTGGATCAGTTTAAGAGTGAAGCGGTTAATTTTACCCAAGCGATTGCTAATTACCCCGTTTGTTCTCCGACTCGTGCCATGATCTTTTCAGGTCTCTATCCGATAAAGAATAAGGTGACTCTAAATGTGAATAGTGAAACCGAGAAATATGGAGTTGAACTTCAAAAAGATGCTGTTTGTTGGTCTGATATATTGGCTTCGAATGGTTATGATCTAGGATATGTTGGAAAGTGGCACCTTGATTCTCCAAGAGAACCATACATCAAGTGTAAGAACAATGTGGGAAAAATGAAGTGGAATGAGTGGTGTTCCCCAGATAGACGTCATGGATTCAGTTATTGGCATGCTTATGGAACTTATGATTATCATTTAAATCCAATGTATTGGGATACGGATTCTCCAAGAAACGGGTTTAAGTTCTATAATGAATGGGGACCTATACATGAAGCGAATAAAGCAATAGAATATATAAAAAACACTGAAGGTAAATATCGCGATGGTAGTAAACCTTTTGCTTTAGTCGTTAGTATCAACCCTCCTCACACACCTTACAGTCAAGTACCACAGAAATATAAAGATATTTATAAAGACCTTGATGTTGAAAAACTGTGTACCAAACCTAGTATCGAGGCAAAAGGTACGAAATGGGGCGATCATTATAGAAGGAATATTAAAAATTATTATGCTTGTATCTCTGGAGTAGATGAGCAATTTGGTCGCATTCTAAAGTCTTTGAAAGATCAAGGTATTGATGATAATACTATTGTAGTATTTACTTCTGATCATGGTGACTGTATGGGGATTCATGAAAAGATTACAAAAAATAATTGGTTCGAAGAGTCTATGAGAGTCCCTTTTATTGTTAAGGTGCCAGGTGTAACCGAAGGAGATGATGTGGACTACCAATTAGGTTCATTAGATATCTACCCAACGCTCTTAGGACTTCTTGGAATGGCTGATAAAGTGCCAAGTAACTTAAAAGGATATGACTATACTTCCGTTATTCATGGAGAGAAGGCGAAAGATGCACCATCGCATCAGTGGTATATGAGAATGGTCTATGGTACACACAAAAAAGGAAGTAGAGGAGTACGAAATGAACGCTATACATTTGTAATAAATCGAATGAAAGGGGAAGGACAAAAGATCCTACTTTATGATAGAAAGAAAGACCCATTTCAGATGAAAAATATTGCAGATAAGAATAAAAGAATCGTTCGTAAGATGGAAACTATTTTGAGAGAAGATCTGAAAAAGTATAATGATCCTTTTGTGATTAAATAG
- a CDS encoding ABC transporter substrate-binding protein has translation MRSFFPSVWLLLVSGMLLISSCGSRKSYRREGLDTLKQSFAENFIVLKGEHGYDCSVITKKKDHKVEDHFRLVDRNFYSVEQSKANLPVIPIPCKRIVCLSSTQLTYFFALDCLDPIVAINSSRHLFHKEMNRRVRSGVVKRIGKQGSFNLEMIAALQPDVIFVSPFKKGGYASLKQLGIPLIPMAAYSEETPLGRAEWVKFISLFIGKEKEADKKFKDIEKEYLRLKGLTENVKSRPTVISGKLRSGTWYVPGGDSFYAHYFRDAGAEYIFKDDYTGARPLDFETVYSKGIHADFWRLLLPEPVGFNREMLLKEDARYGDFDAFKNDKVFMCNIRSKPFYEENAMKPQVVLSDYIHLFHPELLPNYQPYFYEKLR, from the coding sequence ATGAGATCATTTTTTCCATCTGTTTGGTTGCTCCTTGTGAGTGGAATGCTTCTAATAAGCAGCTGTGGTAGTCGTAAAAGTTATAGGAGAGAGGGTTTAGATACTTTAAAACAATCTTTTGCAGAGAATTTCATTGTTTTGAAAGGAGAACATGGCTATGATTGTAGCGTGATTACCAAAAAAAAGGATCATAAAGTAGAAGATCATTTCCGATTGGTAGATCGAAACTTCTATTCCGTTGAGCAAAGCAAAGCCAATTTACCTGTAATACCAATTCCTTGTAAGAGAATTGTTTGCTTATCTTCAACCCAATTGACCTATTTTTTTGCATTAGATTGTCTTGATCCCATTGTTGCGATTAATAGTAGTCGCCATCTTTTTCATAAGGAGATGAATAGAAGAGTTCGTTCTGGAGTCGTGAAGCGTATTGGTAAACAGGGAAGTTTTAACTTAGAGATGATCGCTGCACTTCAACCCGATGTAATCTTTGTTTCTCCTTTTAAGAAGGGTGGGTATGCATCTTTAAAGCAACTCGGTATCCCGCTTATTCCAATGGCTGCCTATAGCGAAGAGACTCCATTAGGAAGAGCCGAGTGGGTGAAGTTTATCTCTCTTTTTATTGGAAAAGAGAAAGAAGCGGATAAGAAATTTAAAGATATCGAGAAAGAATATCTAAGACTCAAAGGATTAACTGAAAATGTAAAGAGTAGGCCTACTGTTATCTCTGGAAAACTTAGATCAGGTACTTGGTATGTTCCTGGAGGGGATAGCTTTTATGCTCACTACTTTAGAGATGCAGGTGCAGAATATATTTTTAAAGACGATTACACAGGGGCTCGACCTCTTGATTTTGAAACGGTATATTCGAAAGGTATTCATGCAGATTTTTGGAGATTACTTCTACCTGAACCTGTAGGGTTTAATAGAGAAATGCTTTTAAAAGAGGATGCCCGCTATGGAGACTTTGATGCATTTAAAAATGATAAAGTTTTTATGTGTAATATTAGATCAAAGCCATTTTATGAGGAGAATGCAATGAAACCTCAGGTTGTTCTGTCTGACTATATTCATCTTTTCCACCCTGAGTTATTACCGAACTATCAACCCTATTTTTATGAAAAACTTCGATAG
- a CDS encoding ISAs1 family transposase, whose translation MKENLVDPRDTRGKKHDLEFVLVGITLSIITGNTLLSEISRFLENYHSILRKIVGLPKCKPISYSQLRRIISFLASTNYQEVQSSYFGWQNTKDDDDWISLDGKELRGTIAKSLGQKRGLNIVYGISQKDKISTAATFYEGAKESEITTVRELLNDLSLASSNLTFDALHTQFETLEKCESAKGIYIAQVKNNQKNLNVELRNHEQSSVEFMSLSIDNKGHGRKETRTYSFYDIRKVTLDEKWVHCGIKSLIKVDRDRLIVNSNKRSIETSYYISNRDCNEIHPHKYAKAIRGHWTIEMSNYIRDVLFSEDNIRCSNRNQAKGMAILITTVVNLIQRNKPKNIKAQREKFLSDIRKMASLFVI comes from the coding sequence TTGAAAGAAAATTTAGTAGATCCTAGAGATACACGAGGGAAGAAGCATGATTTAGAGTTTGTCCTTGTAGGTATCACTCTATCAATTATTACTGGAAATACCTTGCTGTCTGAGATTTCTCGTTTTCTAGAGAATTATCATTCTATATTACGCAAGATCGTTGGACTGCCAAAATGTAAACCTATATCATATAGTCAATTACGTCGTATAATATCCTTTTTAGCTTCAACTAATTATCAAGAGGTTCAATCAAGCTATTTTGGATGGCAGAACACAAAAGATGATGATGACTGGATTTCTTTAGATGGCAAAGAGCTACGAGGAACAATAGCAAAGAGTCTAGGGCAAAAACGAGGTCTAAATATTGTATACGGCATAAGTCAAAAGGATAAAATATCTACAGCCGCAACATTTTATGAAGGAGCTAAAGAAAGTGAAATAACGACGGTAAGAGAGCTCTTAAATGATCTATCTTTGGCATCTTCGAACTTAACATTTGATGCGCTTCATACACAGTTTGAGACTCTTGAGAAATGTGAAAGTGCCAAAGGAATCTACATTGCACAAGTAAAGAATAACCAAAAGAATTTGAATGTAGAATTACGGAATCATGAACAGTCAAGTGTTGAGTTTATGAGCCTTTCAATTGATAATAAAGGACATGGAAGAAAAGAAACAAGAACTTACTCTTTTTATGACATCAGAAAGGTTACACTTGATGAAAAGTGGGTTCATTGTGGAATCAAGAGTTTAATTAAAGTCGATAGAGATCGCCTAATAGTAAACTCGAATAAAAGGTCGATAGAAACCTCATATTATATTAGTAACCGAGATTGTAATGAAATACATCCACATAAATATGCGAAAGCTATTAGGGGACACTGGACGATAGAAATGAGTAATTATATAAGAGATGTTCTATTCTCTGAAGATAATATACGATGCTCCAATAGAAATCAAGCAAAAGGAATGGCAATATTAATTACAACGGTAGTTAATTTAATACAACGAAATAAACCTAAAAACATTAAGGCTCAGAGAGAAAAGTTCTTATCTGATATTAGAAAGATGGCTTCTCTTTTTGTCATTTAA